A region from the Aquimarina sp. ERC-38 genome encodes:
- a CDS encoding CTP synthase — protein sequence MANTKYVFVTGGVSSSLGKGIIAASLAKLLQARGYRVTIQKFDPYINVDPGTLNPYEHGECYVTDDGAETDLDLGHYERFLNTPTSQANNVTTGRIYQSVIEKERRGEFLGKTVQVVPHITNEIKERIKILGKTGNYDIVITEIGGTVGDIESLPYIEAVRQLKWELGDTNALVIHLTLIPFLSAAGELKTKPTQHSVKTLMESGIKADILVCRTEHELSEDLRRKLALFCNVKQEAVIESIDASTIYDVPNLMLEEGLDKVVLQRLVLRDDDEPNLDKWNSFLQRHKNPTCEITVGLIGKYVELQDSYKSILEAFIHAGAANEVKVTIESIHSEHLEDQTISQKIAHLDGVLVAPGFGERGIAGKIKAVQYAREHKIPFFGICLGMQMAVIEFARNVLNLPEACSVEVDDKTAFPVISLMEEQKTVTDMGGTMRLGAWDCKLVPGSKVAEAYGVEEISERHRHRYEYNNEYKEALENAGLQTTGMNPKTGLVEIIEIADHPWFVGVQYHPEYKSTVANPHPLFVAFVKAAVQQSTKKVNTKVS from the coding sequence ATGGCTAATACTAAATATGTTTTTGTCACCGGCGGAGTTTCTTCTTCGTTAGGTAAAGGAATTATTGCGGCTTCTTTAGCCAAACTGTTACAAGCACGAGGGTATCGCGTTACTATTCAGAAATTCGATCCGTATATTAATGTAGATCCCGGAACGCTGAATCCTTACGAACACGGCGAATGTTACGTGACAGATGATGGGGCTGAAACAGATCTGGACTTAGGGCATTACGAACGTTTTTTAAACACACCTACCTCACAGGCAAATAATGTCACTACCGGTCGTATTTATCAAAGCGTGATAGAAAAAGAACGTAGAGGCGAATTTCTTGGAAAAACCGTACAGGTAGTTCCTCATATTACCAATGAGATTAAAGAACGTATTAAGATTTTAGGTAAAACCGGAAACTACGATATTGTTATTACGGAAATAGGAGGTACAGTGGGAGATATTGAATCCTTACCTTATATTGAGGCCGTTCGCCAGTTAAAATGGGAATTAGGGGATACCAATGCTTTAGTAATTCATTTAACTCTTATTCCATTCTTATCAGCAGCAGGCGAATTAAAAACCAAACCCACCCAACATAGTGTAAAAACATTGATGGAAAGCGGGATCAAAGCAGATATTCTGGTCTGCCGGACGGAACATGAATTATCAGAAGATTTACGAAGAAAACTGGCCTTGTTTTGTAATGTAAAACAAGAAGCAGTCATTGAGTCTATTGATGCATCCACAATCTATGATGTTCCTAACTTAATGCTGGAAGAAGGCTTGGACAAAGTTGTTTTGCAGCGTTTGGTTTTACGAGATGATGATGAACCTAATTTGGATAAATGGAATAGTTTTCTACAGAGACATAAAAATCCTACTTGTGAAATTACCGTCGGCCTGATCGGAAAATACGTAGAACTTCAGGATTCATACAAATCTATTCTGGAAGCATTTATTCATGCAGGTGCTGCTAATGAAGTAAAAGTTACCATTGAAAGTATACATTCCGAACACCTGGAAGATCAAACCATTTCACAAAAAATAGCACATCTGGACGGGGTACTGGTGGCACCTGGTTTCGGAGAGCGGGGGATTGCCGGTAAAATTAAAGCAGTACAATACGCCCGTGAACATAAAATTCCTTTTTTCGGAATTTGTTTGGGGATGCAAATGGCAGTAATTGAGTTTGCACGTAATGTGTTGAACTTACCAGAAGCTTGTTCGGTAGAAGTAGATGATAAAACTGCTTTTCCGGTCATTAGTTTAATGGAAGAACAAAAAACCGTTACAGATATGGGCGGTACCATGCGTCTGGGTGCCTGGGATTGTAAATTAGTGCCCGGTAGTAAAGTAGCAGAAGCATACGGAGTAGAAGAAATATCAGAGCGTCATCGCCATCGTTATGAATATAATAACGAATATAAAGAAGCCCTGGAAAATGCCGGTTTGCAAACTACCGGAATGAATCCTAAAACCGGACTGGTAGAAATCATAGAAATTGCAGATCACCCCTGGTTTGTAGGAGTACAATATCATCCGGAATATAAGAGTACAGTAGCTAACCCGCATCCGTTATTTGTAGCCTTTGTAAAAGCCGCAGTACAACAATCTACTAAAAAAGTAAATACTAAAGTGTCTTGA
- a CDS encoding DUF5606 domain-containing protein, producing the protein MSLDKILAISGKPGLYELKTQTRTGFVAESLTDKKKMSVNLRHNVSILSEIAIYTYTEEVPLREVFLKIQEKENGERTINHKENKKVLEEYFREILPEYDEDRVYGSDIKKVIQWYNLLTDSKITDFSEPTEDKKESKETVTVSEEEE; encoded by the coding sequence ATGAGTTTAGATAAAATTTTAGCAATCTCAGGAAAACCAGGATTGTACGAGTTAAAAACACAAACCCGAACCGGTTTTGTAGCAGAATCCTTAACGGATAAAAAAAAGATGTCAGTAAACTTACGGCATAACGTAAGCATTTTAAGTGAGATTGCTATTTATACGTATACCGAAGAAGTACCACTTCGAGAAGTCTTTTTAAAAATTCAGGAAAAAGAAAACGGAGAAAGAACTATCAACCACAAAGAAAATAAAAAAGTCCTAGAGGAATATTTTAGAGAAATCCTTCCGGAATATGATGAAGACCGTGTGTACGGTAGCGATATTAAAAAAGTAATACAATGGTATAATTTATTAACCGATAGTAAAATTACCGATTTTTCTGAACCTACTGAAGATAAAAAAGAAAGTAAAGAAACTGTAACAGTTTCAGAGGAAGAAGAATAG
- the def gene encoding peptide deformylase yields MILPIVAYGDPVLKRKAKDIEKEYPKLPELLENMFETMYNAYGVGLAAPQIGLPIRIFLVDTKPFSEDEDLSTEEQKALSNFKKVFINPVMLEESGEEWSFTEGCLSIPDVREDVIRHSTIKIKYQDEDFKEHVEEYDGLIARVIQHEYDHIEGVLFTDKLSSLKRRLIKGKLTNISKGKAKAEYRMRFPQVKKR; encoded by the coding sequence ATGATATTACCCATTGTTGCTTATGGAGATCCGGTTTTAAAGCGGAAAGCTAAAGATATTGAAAAGGAGTATCCTAAACTACCGGAACTGTTGGAGAACATGTTTGAAACCATGTACAATGCTTATGGAGTAGGCCTGGCAGCTCCACAAATTGGTCTTCCAATCCGAATTTTTCTGGTTGATACCAAGCCATTCTCAGAAGATGAAGATTTATCTACCGAAGAACAAAAGGCACTAAGTAATTTTAAAAAAGTGTTTATCAATCCGGTAATGTTGGAAGAATCCGGTGAAGAATGGTCATTTACTGAAGGCTGTTTGAGCATTCCGGATGTTCGTGAAGATGTCATACGTCATAGTACTATTAAAATTAAGTACCAGGATGAAGATTTTAAGGAGCATGTTGAGGAATATGACGGATTAATTGCCCGAGTGATCCAGCATGAATATGATCATATTGAAGGCGTGCTGTTTACCGATAAACTATCCAGCTTAAAACGTAGATTGATTAAAGGAAAACTAACTAATATTTCTAAAGGAAAAGCAAAAGCAGAATACCGGATGCGTTTTCCGCAAGTGAAAAAAAGATAA
- the ruvX gene encoding Holliday junction resolvase RuvX produces the protein MGRILAIDYGSKRSGIAVTDESKIIASGLTTVATSQLQQWIEDYVKEEEVETLIIGEPKRMHGVASDIETFIKPFIVKLKQVLPYLKIERIDERFTSKMAFDMLLQSGASKKKRKDKKLIDQISATIILQDYLNYKK, from the coding sequence ATGGGTAGGATATTAGCGATAGATTATGGAAGTAAACGATCAGGAATAGCGGTCACTGATGAGTCTAAGATCATAGCCTCAGGATTGACAACCGTGGCTACATCACAATTACAGCAGTGGATAGAAGACTATGTAAAAGAGGAAGAGGTGGAAACTCTAATTATCGGAGAACCTAAACGAATGCATGGAGTTGCATCTGATATTGAAACTTTTATTAAACCATTTATAGTAAAGCTGAAGCAGGTACTACCTTATTTGAAAATAGAAAGAATAGATGAACGTTTTACCTCAAAGATGGCGTTTGATATGCTATTGCAAAGCGGAGCTTCTAAAAAGAAAAGAAAAGATAAAAAATTAATTGACCAAATAAGTGCTACCATTATCCTTCAGGATTACCTGAATTATAAAAAGTAA
- a CDS encoding 2,3,4,5-tetrahydropyridine-2,6-dicarboxylate N-succinyltransferase, protein MNQLQTIIEKAWENRDLLSEKETQDAIREVVSQLDEGTLRVAEPTATGWQVNEWVKKGVVLYFPIQKMKTLEAGIFEYHDKIPLKKGYEAKGIRVVPNAVARHGAYISPGTILMPSYVNIGAYVAEGTMVDTWATVGSCAQIGKNVHLSGGVGIGGVLEPLQAAPVIIEDDAFIGSRCIVVEGVRVEKEAVLGANVVLTASTKIIDVTGDQAVERKGVVPARSVVIPGSYTKEFPAGNYNVPCALIIGKRKESTNKKTSLNDALREHNVAV, encoded by the coding sequence ATGAATCAACTACAAACTATCATTGAGAAAGCTTGGGAAAACCGGGACTTACTATCAGAAAAAGAAACGCAGGATGCTATCCGGGAAGTAGTTTCTCAATTAGATGAAGGTACATTAAGAGTAGCAGAGCCTACTGCGACGGGTTGGCAAGTAAATGAATGGGTAAAAAAAGGAGTGGTTTTATACTTTCCTATTCAAAAAATGAAAACATTGGAGGCTGGTATCTTTGAATATCACGATAAAATTCCGTTAAAAAAAGGATATGAAGCTAAAGGTATCCGGGTAGTACCAAATGCTGTAGCCCGTCATGGAGCTTATATTTCTCCAGGAACGATTCTTATGCCTTCTTACGTTAATATAGGGGCATATGTAGCTGAAGGTACCATGGTAGACACCTGGGCTACCGTAGGTAGTTGTGCGCAAATAGGTAAAAATGTCCACTTAAGTGGCGGTGTAGGTATTGGTGGGGTTTTAGAACCTTTGCAAGCCGCTCCGGTAATTATTGAAGATGATGCTTTTATTGGTTCCCGATGTATTGTAGTTGAAGGTGTACGAGTTGAAAAAGAAGCTGTTTTAGGTGCTAATGTCGTACTTACTGCTTCCACAAAAATTATAGATGTTACCGGGGATCAAGCTGTTGAACGCAAGGGAGTTGTACCTGCCAGATCCGTAGTGATACCTGGTAGTTATACAAAAGAATTTCCTGCAGGTAATTATAATGTGCCCTGTGCACTAATTATTGGAAAACGTAAAGAAAGCACCAATAAAAAAACCTCTCTTAACGACGCTTTACGGGAGCATAATGTTGCGGTTTAA
- a CDS encoding lipopolysaccharide kinase InaA family protein — protein MKEHFIIHPDYEIFRNDITSCIVNFSKDGKLISDGDRNEIKTFHIGNLTITIKKFKKPNFINSWIYSVFRPSKAKRSYEYAVKLDSLGIDTPQAIAYIESYDPLLKDSYYICKYIDYDYDFRVLVHNRLLKNRDLILQQFAEFTFKMHEAQINFLDHSPGNTLIVKKSEKKYNFYLIDLNRMRFEVMDFKKRMKNFRKLWISRHMVSVIANQYAKLYQKPFAEVYTTMQRFSKTFQDKRNLKTRRRRK, from the coding sequence ATGAAAGAACATTTCATTATACATCCTGATTATGAAATATTTAGAAATGATATAACGTCATGCATTGTTAATTTTTCAAAAGATGGGAAGTTAATTTCAGATGGAGACCGTAATGAAATAAAAACATTTCATATAGGTAATTTGACCATAACTATCAAAAAATTTAAAAAACCTAATTTTATTAATAGTTGGATTTATAGCGTATTTAGACCTTCTAAAGCAAAGCGGTCTTATGAATATGCGGTGAAACTAGATTCTTTAGGGATTGATACACCTCAAGCAATAGCTTATATAGAAAGTTATGATCCGTTGTTAAAAGATAGCTATTATATTTGTAAGTATATCGATTATGACTACGACTTTCGGGTACTTGTCCATAACCGTTTATTGAAAAACAGAGACCTTATTTTACAACAATTTGCTGAATTTACTTTTAAGATGCATGAGGCACAAATTAATTTTCTGGACCATTCGCCAGGTAACACACTAATCGTTAAAAAATCAGAAAAAAAATATAATTTTTATTTGATAGATTTAAACCGAATGCGTTTTGAAGTGATGGATTTTAAAAAACGTATGAAAAACTTTAGAAAACTATGGATTTCTCGTCATATGGTTAGTGTCATTGCGAATCAATATGCAAAACTTTATCAAAAACCTTTTGCTGAGGTGTACACTACAATGCAAAGATTTAGTAAAACCTTTCAAGATAAACGAAACTTAAAAACCAGGAGAAGAAGAAAATAG
- a CDS encoding glycosyltransferase family 9 protein has translation MKKILIIQNKRIGDVLIASIIPNNLKQIYPNSHITFFCYPYAAPVLWYNPNIDRVVTVKNKELKNLKNLFKIALQFRKEKFDIVVDPYVKIQSQFISLLSKAKMRVAFKKKVLPFAYTHQIPILEERNSTYGKAIDDRLNLLRSFSTKVSLDPFPKLFVLNEEVIKGKKLLQQYNIPSNKPVVMIGVLGSNASKSLPLPYIVSIVDYMTAYPVSILFNYIPSQKSKVDKIYQSLQRKENVHIDLIGKDIREFIVIMNQCSLLVANEGGTVHIAKALSKPTFTIYSPYVERTTWATFEDKEEHTSIHLKDFKPELFIDKSEKNARKLSSHLYKELSPELILPALKAFLKKQFPEQSDNS, from the coding sequence ATGAAGAAGATTCTAATAATACAAAATAAAAGAATTGGAGATGTCCTAATTGCTTCAATTATTCCAAATAATCTAAAACAGATTTATCCCAATTCTCATATTACTTTTTTTTGCTATCCGTACGCGGCACCTGTACTATGGTATAATCCGAATATTGATCGAGTTGTAACGGTTAAAAATAAAGAGCTTAAAAATTTAAAAAACCTTTTTAAAATAGCGTTACAGTTTAGAAAAGAAAAATTTGATATTGTAGTTGATCCCTATGTTAAAATTCAAAGTCAATTTATATCCCTACTAAGTAAAGCTAAAATGCGGGTCGCCTTTAAAAAGAAGGTACTCCCATTTGCTTATACTCATCAAATACCTATTCTAGAAGAAAGAAATTCAACTTACGGGAAAGCGATAGATGATCGATTAAACCTTTTACGCAGTTTTAGTACTAAGGTAAGCCTGGATCCTTTTCCAAAATTATTTGTACTAAATGAGGAAGTAATTAAAGGAAAAAAACTTCTTCAACAATATAATATTCCCTCAAATAAACCAGTTGTAATGATTGGCGTACTGGGTAGTAATGCTTCTAAATCACTTCCATTACCCTATATTGTTTCTATTGTTGATTATATGACTGCATATCCGGTAAGTATATTATTTAACTACATTCCATCACAAAAAAGTAAAGTAGATAAAATCTACCAAAGTCTTCAAAGAAAAGAAAATGTACACATTGATTTAATCGGTAAAGATATTAGGGAATTTATTGTAATTATGAATCAATGTTCCCTATTAGTTGCTAATGAGGGTGGAACCGTTCATATTGCTAAAGCCCTTAGCAAGCCTACTTTTACTATTTACTCCCCTTATGTAGAACGAACAACCTGGGCGACCTTTGAAGATAAAGAAGAACATACTTCTATTCATCTTAAAGATTTTAAACCTGAATTATTTATTGATAAATCCGAAAAAAATGCCAGAAAATTAAGTTCTCATCTTTACAAGGAGCTTTCACCAGAACTGATTTTACCAGCCCTGAAAGCTTTTCTTAAGAAGCAATTCCCTGAGCAATCTGATAATTCTTAA
- a CDS encoding glycosyltransferase family 2 protein: protein MKIIDTSVIISTYNAPAWLEKVLTGYNNQTYRSFEVVIADDGSNFRTTNLIEKIKKKVFYPIKHVWQEDSGFRKTKILNKAIQQCNSSYIIMSDGDCIPRKDFVATHVEYREKGYFLSGGYFKLPMDISNQITKEDIYLERCFNLKWLRDNGLQPSFKNNKLNSGSVKGFFLNTLTPTNAAWNGHNASGWKKDIITINGFDERMEYGGEDRELGERLLNYGIKSKQIRYLAVCIHLDHERGYVREDALAKNREIRNLTKREKLVTTPYGIIKNYQIAQGIAS from the coding sequence ATGAAAATAATAGATACCTCCGTTATAATTAGCACGTATAATGCTCCCGCATGGTTAGAGAAAGTACTTACTGGGTACAATAACCAGACCTACAGATCATTTGAAGTGGTTATTGCTGATGATGGTTCTAATTTTAGAACTACTAATCTTATTGAGAAAATCAAAAAAAAAGTTTTCTATCCTATTAAACACGTATGGCAGGAAGATTCCGGATTTAGAAAAACAAAGATTTTAAATAAGGCTATTCAACAATGTAATTCATCCTATATTATTATGAGCGATGGGGATTGTATCCCCAGAAAAGATTTTGTAGCAACACATGTAGAATATCGGGAAAAAGGATATTTCCTATCGGGAGGGTATTTTAAATTACCCATGGATATTTCTAACCAAATTACTAAAGAAGATATCTACCTGGAACGTTGTTTTAACTTAAAATGGTTACGTGATAATGGATTACAACCATCATTTAAAAATAATAAGTTAAATTCCGGCTCTGTAAAAGGTTTTTTTCTAAATACGTTAACTCCTACTAATGCCGCTTGGAACGGACATAATGCTTCTGGCTGGAAAAAGGATATAATTACTATTAACGGTTTTGACGAGCGTATGGAATATGGCGGTGAAGATCGGGAGTTAGGTGAGCGTCTGTTAAATTATGGTATAAAATCTAAACAGATAAGATATTTAGCCGTTTGTATACACTTAGATCATGAAAGGGGTTACGTGCGTGAGGATGCTTTAGCTAAAAATAGGGAAATTAGAAATCTAACTAAAAGAGAAAAATTAGTTACTACACCCTACGGTATTATTAAGAATTATCAGATTGCTCAGGGAATTGCTTCTTAA
- a CDS encoding glycosyltransferase family 2 protein, giving the protein MSISVIIPTFNEEKHIQQAIDCVGFADEIIVIDSYSTDATIPIVKKNDCVFLQRKFDNFSNQKNFAIDRAKNDWIMILDADEFLLPKVQKEILNVLQQKEFVAYQIPRSNYFINRFLKFGTDRSERPIRIFDRNYCRYEGLVHEKLVCNGKIGTLKNPMLHYTYKSLDHFIYKKNKYAELQSQQLLEKNQKVNYFHIVIKPMFRFFNELLLRVGLFDGVPGITTTTMNAYGVLSRYIKLRTKQGKTKYEKLLDYDCYISALTNKAKNNSYQNKSKHSPGIRSFIFKPFFTFCYYYFIKLHILKGIDGYAYSYTQGFYAYQVLIYDWLRLRELE; this is encoded by the coding sequence ATGTCGATATCAGTAATAATTCCTACGTTTAACGAAGAGAAGCATATTCAGCAAGCCATTGATTGTGTGGGATTTGCGGATGAAATTATTGTCATTGATTCTTATAGTACGGATGCAACTATCCCCATTGTTAAGAAGAATGATTGCGTCTTTTTACAGAGAAAATTTGATAATTTTTCTAATCAGAAGAATTTTGCCATTGACAGGGCAAAAAATGATTGGATTATGATACTGGATGCAGATGAATTTTTACTGCCTAAGGTGCAGAAGGAAATATTAAATGTTTTACAACAAAAAGAATTTGTTGCTTACCAAATTCCCAGAAGTAACTACTTTATTAATAGATTTTTAAAATTCGGTACGGATAGAAGCGAACGTCCTATTCGAATTTTTGACCGTAATTACTGTAGGTATGAAGGTTTAGTTCATGAAAAGTTAGTTTGTAACGGAAAAATCGGAACTTTAAAAAATCCAATGTTACATTACACGTACAAAAGCTTAGACCATTTTATTTATAAAAAAAATAAATATGCCGAATTACAATCACAACAGCTTCTTGAAAAAAATCAGAAAGTCAATTATTTCCATATTGTAATTAAACCTATGTTTCGTTTTTTTAATGAATTATTACTTAGGGTTGGGTTATTTGATGGAGTACCGGGTATAACAACAACCACTATGAATGCCTATGGGGTATTAAGCCGGTATATAAAATTAAGGACGAAGCAAGGAAAAACCAAATATGAAAAACTATTAGATTATGACTGTTATATATCCGCATTAACTAATAAAGCTAAAAATAATTCATATCAAAACAAATCTAAGCACTCACCTGGAATCCGAAGTTTTATTTTTAAGCCCTTTTTTACTTTTTGTTATTATTATTTTATCAAGCTTCATATATTAAAAGGGATTGATGGGTATGCGTATAGTTATACTCAGGGATTTTATGCGTACCAGGTACTGATTTATGACTGGTTAAGACTACGAGAACTTGAATAA
- a CDS encoding glycosyltransferase family 2 protein, with product MTKKAITTSLVTPTYNWPEALELLLLSVKKQSLLPNEVIIADDGSGEATTQLINKIKKDFPVPLHHIWHADIKNRKPAIMNKAIASSTSDYIIEIDGDIIMHRDFIKDHVSMIKKGQFLYGSRVNITETYLKTLFTKKQVSFNFFSKGIKNRGRTIRIPLLAYLYQPEDKRSSKLRGCNMSFWKEDFIAVNGFNESLTGWGIDDSEMIQRLINIGIKGKRLKYKGLVYHIYHKEQDKSHIEVNKIIERETTEQGIIFIEKGIDQYL from the coding sequence ATGACAAAAAAAGCTATTACTACATCTCTGGTTACTCCTACCTATAATTGGCCGGAAGCCTTAGAACTATTACTTTTAAGTGTAAAAAAACAAAGCCTTTTACCTAACGAAGTTATTATCGCAGATGACGGTTCAGGTGAAGCTACTACTCAATTAATTAATAAAATTAAAAAGGATTTTCCAGTACCTCTTCATCATATTTGGCATGCTGATATTAAAAACCGAAAACCTGCTATTATGAATAAGGCTATCGCTTCATCTACATCAGATTACATTATTGAGATAGATGGCGATATCATTATGCATAGGGATTTTATTAAAGATCATGTAAGCATGATAAAAAAGGGTCAATTTCTTTATGGAAGTCGAGTAAATATTACAGAAACCTACTTAAAAACACTTTTTACTAAAAAACAGGTGTCCTTTAATTTCTTTTCTAAAGGAATAAAAAACAGAGGCCGAACTATACGGATTCCTTTATTAGCTTACTTATACCAGCCGGAAGATAAACGATCATCAAAATTACGAGGTTGTAATATGTCTTTCTGGAAGGAAGATTTTATTGCTGTCAATGGGTTTAATGAATCCTTAACAGGTTGGGGTATTGATGATAGTGAGATGATACAAAGACTCATCAATATTGGAATTAAAGGAAAAAGACTTAAATACAAAGGTTTAGTTTATCATATTTATCATAAAGAACAGGACAAATCGCATATCGAAGTTAACAAGATTATAGAGCGAGAAACTACTGAACAGGGAATTATATTTATAGAAAAGGGTATTGATCAATACCTTTAA
- a CDS encoding glycosyltransferase family 4 protein: protein MRVLHISGARGWGGNEQQLLYLSEELANRGVEQHLFGYQNSVLSQRLQEDIIRQHLIPYVKPYKKTYREALTNIVKHYRIDLIHLHTSDSVTGYVITDLFSNLKVKAVFSKKGISRKVSLLSKYKYNYKNIHKIICVSTIVKDHFKTVLVKKVHHKLCVVYDGVQQQEPNKVTTIKDLKKDLHLLQDIKIIGNIANHTDAKDLFTLLKTISYLTHELKITNIHLIQIGEFSRRTEELKRLIIKLNIEKYVSFLDFEKEAINYMSQFTVFVMTSQREGGPTTVLEAFSQKIPVVSTRVGVVAEAIENGNNGFIDNVGDYKGIANHIKSLIQDPFLRKEFADQSFNLFQEKFTREKLGLETLNIYKEVLSD, encoded by the coding sequence ATGAGAGTTTTACATATTAGCGGAGCAAGAGGTTGGGGAGGAAATGAACAGCAGTTGCTTTATTTAAGTGAGGAATTGGCTAATAGGGGGGTAGAACAACATTTATTCGGATATCAGAACTCTGTATTATCTCAAAGACTTCAGGAAGATATAATTCGACAACATTTAATTCCATATGTAAAACCTTATAAGAAGACTTATCGGGAAGCTCTTACAAATATTGTAAAGCATTATAGAATTGATTTAATTCATTTACATACTAGTGATTCTGTAACCGGATATGTAATTACGGACTTATTTTCAAATCTTAAGGTAAAAGCTGTATTTTCAAAAAAGGGGATTAGCCGAAAGGTAAGTTTATTAAGTAAGTATAAGTATAATTATAAAAATATCCATAAGATCATTTGTGTTTCTACCATTGTTAAAGATCATTTTAAAACAGTTTTAGTAAAAAAAGTACATCATAAATTATGTGTCGTATATGACGGGGTTCAACAACAGGAACCAAATAAAGTAACTACTATCAAGGATTTAAAAAAAGATTTGCATCTATTGCAGGATATTAAAATTATAGGAAATATTGCTAATCATACGGATGCTAAAGATTTATTTACTCTTTTAAAAACAATTAGCTATTTAACTCATGAACTTAAGATTACTAATATCCACCTAATTCAAATAGGAGAATTTTCTAGAAGGACAGAGGAGTTAAAACGTTTGATTATAAAATTAAATATAGAGAAGTACGTTTCTTTTTTAGACTTTGAAAAGGAAGCTATAAATTATATGTCTCAATTTACAGTTTTTGTAATGACGTCACAACGAGAAGGTGGTCCCACTACGGTGCTTGAAGCTTTTAGCCAAAAAATTCCGGTAGTTTCCACCAGGGTTGGCGTGGTAGCCGAAGCAATTGAAAACGGAAATAATGGTTTTATTGATAACGTTGGTGACTATAAAGGTATAGCTAATCATATTAAAAGTTTAATACAAGACCCATTCTTAAGAAAAGAATTCGCCGACCAATCTTTTAACTTGTTCCAGGAAAAATTTACTAGAGAAAAACTGGGGTTAGAGACTCTTAATATCTATAAAGAAGTGCTATCGGATTAA
- a CDS encoding glycosyltransferase family 2 protein, producing MNRKGVSVLVSTYNWPEALELCLRSLFLQSVAPNEIVVADDGSTNNTKEIIKILQKESSIPIKHIWQEDQGFRLSLIRNKALKQSSYEYIIQIDGDIICHPNFIEDHLLYQKEGYFISGRRCRINKEDSYRTLQNQKLYLSSQSLKQTKLPYKKRILLLLMLCRIGFINSIINKGLRGCNLAYWRKDAFAINGYNTAIEGWGKEDDEFILRMQRNGIHKKSLKFGGIAYHIDHKMNDLSNLKKNEEILMKIKDSEIIVTDKGLE from the coding sequence ATGAATAGAAAAGGGGTAAGTGTATTAGTATCAACGTATAACTGGCCGGAAGCATTGGAATTATGTTTACGTAGCTTATTTTTACAATCCGTAGCACCCAATGAAATTGTAGTAGCTGACGACGGATCAACGAATAATACTAAAGAGATTATTAAAATTCTTCAAAAAGAATCTTCTATCCCTATTAAACATATCTGGCAAGAGGATCAAGGGTTTAGATTAAGTTTAATCCGGAATAAAGCACTAAAACAAAGTAGTTACGAATATATCATTCAGATTGACGGCGATATTATATGCCACCCTAATTTTATAGAAGACCATTTATTATATCAAAAAGAAGGATATTTTATAAGTGGTAGAAGGTGTAGAATAAACAAGGAAGATAGCTATAGAACTTTACAAAATCAAAAACTTTACCTTTCTTCTCAAAGTTTAAAACAAACTAAACTACCATATAAAAAAAGGATTCTTTTATTACTAATGTTATGCAGAATAGGATTTATTAATTCAATAATAAATAAAGGTTTACGTGGCTGCAACCTGGCTTATTGGCGTAAAGACGCTTTTGCTATAAATGGATACAATACAGCTATTGAAGGTTGGGGCAAAGAAGATGACGAATTTATTTTGCGTATGCAACGAAATGGTATACACAAAAAATCTTTGAAATTTGGCGGAATTGCTTATCATATAGATCATAAAATGAACGATCTTTCTAATTTAAAGAAGAACGAAGAAATTCTGATGAAAATTAAAGATTCTGAGATTATTGTTACTGATAAAGGTTTGGAGTAA